The Miscanthus floridulus cultivar M001 chromosome 7, ASM1932011v1, whole genome shotgun sequence genome includes a region encoding these proteins:
- the LOC136465608 gene encoding cytochrome P450 76T24-like, which produces MATIILNIWAVHRNADVWPDPHKFMPERFMVDGNNISADFSSKDCKLIPFGGGRRICLGLPLAYRTVHLILASLLHHFDWTLPEEARQNGIDMTEKFGIVISMATPLKAIAKKRMLNA; this is translated from the coding sequence ATGGCCACCATTATACTCAACATTTGGGCAGTTCACAGGAACGCTGACGTATGGCCTGATCCACATAAATTCATGCCTGAGAGGTTCATGGTCGACGGAAACAATATCAGCGCTGATTTCTCCAGCAAGGACTGTAAGCTGATCCCGTTTGGTGGCGGGCGCCGCATATGCCTCGGCTTGCCGCTAGCGTATAGAACTGTCCATTTGATCCTCGCGTCGCTGCTGCACCACTTCGACTGGACGCTTCCTGAAGAGGCCAGGCAAAATGGTATCGATATGACAGAGAAGTTTGGAATTGTGATATCTATGGCTACTCCACTGAAAGCCATCGCCAAGAAGCG